A DNA window from Cutaneotrichosporon cavernicola HIS019 DNA, chromosome: 2 contains the following coding sequences:
- a CDS encoding uncharacterized protein (Peroxisomal membrane protein (Pex16)), with translation MSQLVQAYEQLLLDNVSTVNTVESAIRNVTWFLPGRFADADIASEGLYALLSVVSSVHDRLLEKRIPAALSLPPHPFASEAAGGPSTVRQPGFPPVPRLSPILPAPSEHARYTRYWSERSGTYRRASRALTTITYIELLSEMVAKRRLGDRVRWKVVMSIESIKTILRLLIIAITRRPVLDPPTPKREFDFASVPQDKLLPRSSSGEKKKGDNERHEVLGAVATRAPLRNHLYPLIGALPEQYLEHPLMLVPELGTGSEMASELLSATAILVQVLLLVRASRAPNRARYHPASLPTLSRNLWPFAIPIAMQILARRLRVPASDSILLAEHYAHADRRIASHFFLQGPMWIGWTRPKVVGFINFLGRIPLISLAGDLIGGYLPLVDDYFYMVT, from the exons ATGAGCCAACTTGTACAGGCTTATgagcagctcctcctcgacaacgtcaGCACCGTCAACACGGTCGAGAGCGCCATCCGCAATGTCACCTGGTTCCTCCCTGGCCGCTttgccgacgccgacattgCCTCAGAGGGCC TATACGCCCTACTCTCGGTGGTGAGCAGCGTGCACGACCGGCTGCTAGAGAAGCGCATTCCGGCTGCTCTCTCGCTCCCGCCCCACCCGTTCGCTTCCGAGGCCGCCGGCGGGCCCAGTACCGTCCGCCAGCCTGGCTTTCCCCCCGTCCCCCGCCTCTCGCCTATCCTCCCTGCACCCAGTGAACACGCACGATACACCCGTTACTGGAGCGAGCGGAGTGGGACCTACCGCCGCGCGAGCCGTGCCCTCACGACGATCACGTACATTGAGCTGCTAAGTGAGATGGTCGCTAAGCGGCGCCTAGGCGACCGCGTCCGCTGGAAGGTCGTCATGTCCATCGAGAGCATCAA AACCATCCTCCGCCTTCTCATAATTGCCATCACGAGGCGGCCCGTGCTCGACCCGCCGACACCGAAGCGCGAGTTCGACTTTGCCTCCGTCCCGCAGGACAAGCTCCTTCCCCGCTCCTCTTCaggcgagaagaagaagggtgACAATGAGCGCCATGAGGTTCTTGGTGCTGTGGCAACGCGCGCACCCCTCAGGAACCACCTCTACCCTCTCATCGGCGCGCTGCCCGAGCAGTACCTGGAGCACCCGCTCATGCTAGtgcccgagctcggcacggGGAGCGAGATGGCCAGCGAGCTCCTCAGCGCGACggccatcctcgtccaagtcctcctccttgtccgtGCATCG cgcGCCCCCAACCGCGCACGGTACCACCCCGCGTCCCTACCGACACTGTCGCGCAACCTGTGGCCCTTCGCCATCCCGATCGCGATGCAAATTCTCGCCCGTCGCCTTCGCGTTCCTGCCAGCGACTcgatcctcctcgccgagcactATGCGCACGCTGACCGTCGCATTGCCTCCCACTTCTTCCTCCAGGGCCCAATGTGGATCGGCTGGACACGTCCCAAGGTTGTGGGCTTCATCAACTTCCTTGGTCGCATtcctctcatctctctcgCAGGCGACCTCATCGGCGGATACCTcccgctcgtcgacgactaCTTCT acaTGGTTACGTGA
- a CDS encoding uncharacterized protein (Eukaryotic protein of unknown function (DUF1764)) — MSDKKDKGKKKAVVVDAGEIDDIFAAPKAVKSKAKGKKRDEGRKVEEAAKRSEMKDKVKKSKKSGEKPNKKEKENKTQQSSVVEEVVDPSVAVVAALDRAKEARAGNAGKRDRTEVEQDRLWRDSRGDGDRQRTEEGYLIFKEAELGIDPEVGGTPLCPFDCDCCF; from the exons ATGAgcgacaagaaggacaagggcaagaagaaggccgtggtcgtcgacgcggggGAAATCGACGACATTTTCGCTGCCCCCAAAGCTGTCAAGAGCAAGGCCAAGGGGAAGAAGCGCGATGAGGGACGGAAGGTAGAGGAGGCAGCGAAGCGGAGCGAGATgaaggacaaggtcaagaaATCTAAGAAGAGCGGAGAAAAGCCGaacaagaaggagaaggagaacAAGACCCAGCAATCAAGTGTCGTGGAAGAAGTCGTTGACCCCTCCGTCGCTGTCGTTGCCGCTTTGGATCGGGCGAAGGAGGCTCGCGCTGGGAACGCAGGGAAACGCGACCGgaccgaggtcgagcaAGACCGGTTGTGGCGTGATAGTCGCGGTGACGGCGACC GCCAGCGCACGGAAGAAGGATACCTCATTttcaaggaggccgagctcggcatcgacCCCGAAGTTGGCGGCACACCCCTCTGCCCCTTCGACTGCGACTGCT gctTTTAA
- a CDS encoding uncharacterized protein (Haloacid dehalogenase-like hydrolase), giving the protein MLARSMALRFGRPAGFLGRRALSTNSNNAPFPDKLAFAFDIDGVLKQGKFVLPQAKRVMKMLTGEDGRLPRPVPFLLMTNGGGVVDSERVKLLSRDLGVELNENQLVQSHTPLKPAMAQFADKVVLCIGGPKDAARKVAESYGLRKAVLPHDILHWNRTIWDRYKFGPADEELVRHDINFTTTPVSAIFVLHDSYDWGRDLTIINELMQSEGGLLGTVREDRHIQKPGGEIPLFFSNPDLEWKSDYPVVRLGMGAFSLSVSAVYKATTGLDLPFTQIGKPHRLTYEFADSMLRRRVKELRGADQDLNVYMIGDNPLSDIWGANNFGWDSILLRTGVYQGGEPSHIPTAICDDVELAVDWAFKNERMRSAKEA; this is encoded by the exons AtgctcgcgcgctcgaTGGCTCTCCGCTTCGGTCGCCCCGCGGGATTTcttgggcggcgcgcccTCAGCA CCAACTCCAACAACGCACCCTTCCCCGACAAGCTGGCTTTTGCTTTTGATATT GACGGAGTACTCAAGCAGGGGAAGTTTGTGCTTCCGCAGGCTAAGCGGGTCATGAAGATGCTTACTGGGGAGGACGGGCGGTTGCCACG ACCAGtacccttcctcctcatgACGAATGGCGGTGGCGTGGTCGACTCTGAACGAGTCAAACTCCTCTCGCGggatctcggcgtcgag CTTAACGAAAACCAGCTCGTGCAAAGCCACACGCCGCTCAAGCCCGCCATGGCTCAGTTCGCGGACAAGGTCGTCCTCTGCATCGGTGGCCCGAAGGACGCAGCGCGTAAGGTCGCTGAATCATACGGCCTGCGCAAGGCGGTCCTTCCTCATGACATCCTGCACTGGAACCGCACCATCTGGGATCGGTACAAGTTTGGGCctgccgacgaggaacTCGTCCGC cacGACATCAACTTCACAACCACCCCCGTCAGTGCGATCTTCGTCCTCCACGACAGCTACGACTGGGGCCGCGACTTGACGATCATCAACGAGCTCATGCAGTCTGAAGGCGGGTTACTGGGCACTGTCCGTGAGGACAGGCACATCCAGAAGCCTGGCGGGGAGATCccgctcttcttctccaaccCCGACCTGGAGTGGAAGTC tgaCTACCCCGTCGTGCGCCTGGGGATGGGCGCGTTCTCCCTTTCCGTCAGCGCGGTGTACAAGGCGACAACCGGGTTAGATCTGCCATTTACGCAGATCGGTAAGCCCCACCGCCTGACGTACGAGTTTGCGGACTCGATGCTCCGGCGACGCGTCAAGGAACTGCGAGGGGCAGACCAGGACTTGAACGT ATACATGATAGGCG ACAACCCGCTATCTG ACATCTGGGGCGCCAATAACTTTGGGTGGGACTCGATTCTACTCCGCACCGGGGTGTACCAGGGCGGGGAACCAAGCCACATCCCCACGGCGATCTgtgacgacgtcgagctggccgtCGACTGGGCGTTCAAGAACGAGCGCATGAGGTCAGCGAAGGAGGCGTAG